Genomic DNA from Chaetodon auriga isolate fChaAug3 chromosome 13, fChaAug3.hap1, whole genome shotgun sequence:
TTCCCAAATTTGTGAGTTCAGATAAGCCTGGTGGTTCTCAGGTTATAACTGGAAAATctcatgaaaacaccaaaaccaaaaatgtgtttcttgaTGAATTCcttatcctgttttttttttttagcagatgTTGCTGTGCATTTGTTGAGGATCAGTTTCTGTCAATGCAGGCGGTACTGTGTAGTATTAATGGCAGCAGGATGTTATATGTGGAACTACAGTCCGTGATTTTTTGTAATGAATGAAACAAGCATGTACTTGTTTTTCATAGACTCCGAACATTTTGGATGTTTTAGCTTTGTGTTCATAGTAGTTTGAATGCGACACTGATTACAGGATGCAGTTGAATTATTAACTGGTAACAGAAAAAATATGCAACACTGACTATCTGTGCTTTGTTGTTACTGTACAGTCAGTGTTAATGAGTGCGTTGCGTAAATGGGGCCCCGTCCAAATATTTTTGGCTGTAACTGTATATTCAATGCTGGATTAAGTGATTCACTCATTGGAAATGGCTAATCTTTTATGGCAACCTCTACTTCTTGTCACTTGAAACTGTCTGCGAAAGGATTTACAGGGacatctgtgctgtgtttttgctcAGCTGTACCGGTTGGTGACGCAGGGTCTTCGGCCATTGATCCCAGCCTGTTGATGGTGTTGATAACAAAGTTCTTCTCCAAGGTGAAGTTTGTCAGCCCGACGCTCTCTGAGCTATCAATGACAAATACAATGTCCAGAGCTCCGCAGCGCTTCTCACAGTCTGGAACGAAAGACAACAACAGGGTCAGTACGTTCACAGACACTGAAGAATGGAGCTGTGTTTGATCGGTGATATTTTGCTCACCACAACAACCACACGTCTCCCTGATGTAAGTCATGACAtcacagtcctgcagtgacAGGTATGCAGGTTAGAAGTAATACTACCACGGAAATTTAATTAATATAGTATTTCCAAAACTGTAATGCTTTTTAAAGACAACTCACAGTGAGCCCGGGATCGCCCACTGGTCCTGGAtccccctgcacacacacacacacacacacacagattaatgCAATTGGATCTTGAATTTGCATGCATGGTCAAGTCATTATTTGAGTGCCTGCGCTGTTGCTTACATCAGATCCAGGGTCCCCTCTGggtcctctctctcctggctcACCCGACTGACCTGGTTCCCCCTATgtataaaacatttttcagtgggaGTGACTTCTGTGCATAATATTGCTCTTCTATTGAAGTCGTATTTTTCTTTCGGGTTTCTGCCTCCGATTAAACTCAATAGTACAAAGATGTTCACTTTTCTGCAGAAGACTAAAGCAGAATGTTCCAAAAATGCTTTTCattggttttattgttttacagaGCTTTTCCTAAGAACTGAACATCCTGTAGGTGCTCTGAATGACTCAACAAAACATCTTCGAGGGATAGTTTGgggtctgtttgtttttttgttttttttgaagtggggttgtGTGAGTTACTGATCCATATTCAGTGTATTACCCACAGTAGATGACAGTCTGCACACCCCcagctggagaagcagcagcagcagtataaAGTGTGTAGTGTAGCAAGCTTAACAATGTACTGCTGTGGACGGGATCAGCAGCAAACTGCATTTTAGCCCCCCAGCAGAAGACCCacctaaaaaatatatatatatatgtataaatctATCTGTTTAAAAGTATATATTCTACATATAGAATATTTCAGTGCTTTACCTTGCCGACAGACAGCCCATGCCTTTGACACGACATTTTCATATCCATAGTACTTCCAGAACATGTGTGCCGTACACTGTACTGGGTCAGAGAGCTGCGAGATCAGATTGTCATATTATACTGAATATAGACATCAACGCTCAATGTGCAAGATTGAGACAACTCTGCGTCTGCAGAGATCATTTCTCTGAAGAGGATTATGTAAAACCACCAGCAAGTAAGCCAGATAGACACTTGCTGAAGAGCACTGCTGTACTCAACCATCAGATATGACAAATAAGCCAGtcaaaaaatgcacaaaagttTTGCTTTCCATCTGCAAAAGCTCTTCTGTGTCCTCTGGCTCATGAAGGTGTCCTCTCATCTCCACAGTAAATTTGTTGTCTCTTCAATAATTGTCGTACCAAAGGAAAGGACTGGTACGGCAAAGtaaagtggtgaaaatattctaaaGATAGCCTACACTTAAACCGATATAGATTTTTTAGGTGGataaaatgtgctttactgCTGACCCTGTGCTCAGCAGTACGTTGTTTTACGTCCATGCCGGTAAATTCATACACGACGCATACTATTTTGTGTACcatgttgttttttcagacaCTTAACCTCCAACAGTGTCTGACGTGcagtgcagattttttttcagtttcGTCAGCTGAGGTTTTGATGTACTGTATCTTTAAGACTTCTACCTCAATCCCATTAACAACTGAAGTGAATGAAGCTTCATTTGTGGTGGACAGAGTGCTTAAAATTGACCTCAACAACAACTCAAGACAATCCACATCAGTTCTTGTCAATCCACCGGTCCCTAGCCAGAACACACTTACTCTAAACGAACCCCAAATTCCATTTCCACCTCAAACATTATGTTATTAATCTTACAGGCCCTCCAATGGTTCCTTTCTCTCCAGGTTCTCCTTTGGCGCCACATTCACCTCTGCCCCCCCTGGGTCCTCTTCTACCTGGATCACCTCTGTCTCCCTGGAAAAGACGAGTGTTACCTAAGACTCAAGTATGCAAGGCATGCAAGAATTTTGAGAGTAAACGGAAAACCGCACAGTGGGCCCTCTCGATCCAGGATAGCTGAATCCCGGTCTTCCCATGTCACCCTTTAGAAAAAGAGAATGAAGGACAAAAGTCACCAAATCTTATTTTACACGATGCCACGATCAAAGTCATGAACAGAAAAGTTTTACCCACCTTCGGTCCAGGGGGCCCAGGGTCTCCCCTTGGTCCAGAATCTCCAAGATTTCCCATGGTGCCCTGCGACCACAGAGATCATCTACCCTTTATTTCACGCAGATACTTTAAAGAATCCACCCAAAACACAAGCTCAGACAATGAGGAGTCACTGTTGATGTTTACAATGCTATAAATGACACACATTTCCTCCAGGGCCCCCTGGTTCGCCTGGTTGACCCCTTGGTCCTGGTAGTCCTTCGTCTCCCTGTAGAtagcagcagagaaaacatccTTACTGGACGTCACCTTCACTCCATCCCACATACACAGAATTACTCATGCTGATGGACCagacaatttttaaaaaaaagcaatttcccTGTAAAATGTGTTCTTATGATAACAGGCTCAGCTCAGGCTATTTTGGCAGGACACCCAGTACATGAGGGCCAAACTCCAGTATTGGAGGTCTAAGGAAGACTTGCTGAGTTCTTAGGAAGCTGCTGAGTCATCCCTCTAAAATCCACCCACAGCACGATCCCCTCACCTTTGCGCCCTTGAGTCCGTCTTCTCCCGACCgacctctgcctccctctggcCCCCGTTCTCCCTcgaaaaataaatgaatgtgtcaGGATTCCCACCACACCATTAATCTTCAACAAATGTAtacaaaacacagcagtaaCCAAAAGGCAATAATTCTATTGTTGTGAAATATGTGAAGAATTTTCCTGAGAAACTGCGTAGGAAATGCCCTACAGCAACAGAGCTGGATTATACTGGCTATGGAAGTGTTTATGGTCTTTCTCCGGAAAACTGAAACCCAGCAGAGACCTGAAAGCCATGGGTCTGTCTCACGAACTTGAAATCTCTTGAAAGGTCAGAATCCACTGGGATTTGTCAGGGTTTCACAATAACTTGTTATTTGAAGTTCAGATCGCCAGAATCAGCTGTTTCCCTCATGTTCCTCTTAACATGTTTTCAGTAACACGTTACATTAAGCTCAGTCGTGTTTGAGATAAAAATCTGTAgtaatgtgttttctgcagcttttccagGGAACTCTTTCAAAGAGGCAGCTGCTCCCAATGAAACAAACCCTCCCcacaaacaaaactaaaaatagaaatagaaaaaatgAAGTGATTAAAGTATATACGATATGACTTATCTGAGCATTGAACTTACCTTCTCTCCTTTTGGCCCGTCAGGACCTTGTGCTCCCTTTGTTCCAGggcctcctctccttccctgttAGTGTTTAATTAATGATAATTTATAACAAACTAGGGCAAATTCTCAAAATGATaaattttttaattaaaatgtttgaaataccCTTTCGCCTTTCCGTCCAGGTGAGCCAGGAGAACCCTGCGAGAATAAATAGTTCTACTTCAGTCTCATCTCTCCTACATTAACTGAAAGTGGCATATAACAGAAGTAATTATAACTGACAAAGTTAACGTTCTGTACCGTAGGTCCTTTGTTTCCTGGTGGCCCTGGATTTCCAGCATATCCTTGTTCACCCTAAGGAACAGAGATTCAGTTTTGagattgtttatttgtttgttctgacattgtttgttctgttgtgttttaatttaaagtTTACCTTTGGTCCTGCATTACCGGGAGGGCCAAGGGGTCCTGACTTTCCAGGGAGACCTGCGTCAccctaaacaaacaaacaagcacacaacttaaaacaacaaataatgcACATTTGAAATGTCTAAAGTCTACAGACGCCATAAATAACAATCCAGCCGGTCATGAATCATGCAGGCCAGTAAAAGTTTTGATCTGTTGGTTATACATGATAAAAACCAAAAGTCAGTATGTTGGTACCAAGTTTCATGGGAACTGTGAATGCTCCACATTCGCCGTGTTACtccagtcagtccaccactttggtttaGACTAAATATCTCAACAATGACTGAATTATTTGTCtgtacagacaaacacactggggacagcaaaaacacatcaggcGGGGACAGGAAAGGCTTCATGTCAACTAAACCAGAGCTGGTGACTGTtggaacagaggagagacaaaccAAGACGGCTCAGgtgagtttttttgttttgtttgtttgtttctgtctgtttgtttcagtgaaGCGTGTTTTACGATGAGTTAAATTCTGGCCAAGTCTTGCACATTATCTATTTAAGGCTAAATACCCGTCAAGGTAATGagattcccatcagcctcagctgtacgaTTTTTGGTGCTAATTGGCAATTATCAGCATATCAGCGTGTCATTGCGAgtacgttagcatgctgatgttagcgtttagctcaaagcgcagcctcacaaagctgctagcatggctgtacgTTAAAGGGCAAAGAAACGTCCTGGTTTTGCAGACCTTATCTCCTTTGTCACCACGTGGTCCAGTTTCACCAACATCTCCATGGTGGCCGTCTGGTCCcttttagacacaaaaacaaaatgattcagTTCATCAAACTAAATTTTACAGCTATGTGGTTGGACAATTAACCTCCAagacataataataatgatcttACCATAGACAAAATATCTCACCTTGGTCAAAATAATACCACATTTAATATCTGAAAGTAGCAGCTACAGCTCATGTCAGTGATTACCAGCACCTTTAGAGCAACAGGTGAAAAATTATTTTGTCCAACTAACAGACTTACCCTGTCACCTGGATCACCTTTGCAACCGGGAGCTCCAATTCGTCCAATTTTCCCCTGCAGATTTCCCATAGACAGTTCCATCAGATCAGTGCACTGAACACATTAGAGTCATGGCATgctgcatattttattttgcCAGATGAAGACTCACCTTTTGACCGTCAGTTCCATTCATGCCAGGTACGCCTGCCACACCCTGAATATGGACAtcagtgaagacagaaaataaactacagtatgCAAACCATGTTGGATGTTGTAGGATACATGCAGAAGATACCTATGTAAGCATTTAACGTTGAAACTGTTATGTACCTTTGCTCCAGTTGCTCCGATTTCACCCTGTCGGGGTAAAGCAGAGCCATTAATGCCCATGGCATTTCATTTGACACATGAACAGAAATGCATTAACAAAGGTTTATCTCTCACCTTCTCACCTTTCAAACCAGGCTCTCCCTAtatcagagcacagacagacatgttatTGAGCCAACTTAACCATGCAGCACACAAAATCATCATCAGTGCGTCTCAGCAAACCTTTGGACCAGGTCGTCCGATTGGACCTTCAATGCCAGGATCACCCTGTAATATAATTAATATATTAATACtcattaaaatgctaaaatattgttttttacaGAACTGCAGATACAGTAATGGTGTTATTTTCCACCTACCTGTTTACCCTTTTCACCTTTTGGCCCAATATATCCCCTGTCTCCTTTCGTGCCCTAGAAATAAGCAGGAATATTGACATTTCAACAAGACCAGCTTTGGTATAAGCAGAAATATACATAATTTCCTacgattttgtttttcaatactcacttttggaccgcgaccccCTTTTGGTCCAGGGATCCCAGGAGTTTCAAAGCATCTAGGCTCATAACACTACAAGATCAAGAGGGAAAACAGAACAATATTAAACgcagaaacacataaaaagatTGACATTTGGAATAATTTCTAatggcagaaatgtaaaaatctgtAAAGTTTTTCTTACCTCTAAATACGCTTGATATTTctgcaacaaaatgaaaaaaataaaataagtgaaaaaaaaagtgcctgaTAGTGATATTGCAATTTAAATCTGAATTCAAGCATTCGTTGTAAGACAGGACAAAGATTTCAGATCACCATGGCTTTTATGATTCGATCGATGGAATCAGTCTTTATTCTCGGTCGCCCGCCAACAATCTCCACAGCGATGTAGTCATCGCGGTACAGTTCAGAGGGAGAGCTGGCGATCTCCCTCATCCCTATTTCATCGATGCTCCTGGACGCTGCCACTGAGAAAATATGGATCCCTTGCTCCCGGGCCTTCTCTGCCATCGCCTTTATCCCTCCACATGGACTTCCTGTCACATGCCCATCGGTGATGACCACAGAGAAGAGGACGGCCTTCGTCCCTGAGTAGTGGTGGGTCATTTGATGGGCCATGGCTTTGAGGGCGCAGTCGGTGAAGGTGCCTTTGCCTTTGTAAACGATCCGACCGAGATTCCTGATGAAGTTCTCCTTGGTTGTGAACTGGCTGAACACCCACTGTGTCTGGGAGAAGTTCAGGCCTCCTATGGACCAGCTGATCTGGATCTGGCCCTTGTATTCCTCATCAGCCAGCCTCTGGACAAAGATCTTGGTGAACTCCTTCACGTTTTCCACCAGGATCCCAGGTGGGGACTCCTGCAAGGCGATGGTCTCTGAGGTGTCGATGGTGAAAAACAGCTTGATGGGACATTCAATTATCCCGGCTGAGGAGAGAACATCGACAGATGTGTAAGGACCTGTACTGCCTGCGTTTCTCTAGACACACATTAAATAGAATACATGTACTGCtgtaaagtaactaagtacatttactcaagtactgtacttatgCACAATTTTAGGATACTTTcactttgcttgagtattttcttttttcttccactacatctcagggtgtaatactgtactttttacaccactacatttatctggcGACTTTAGTTACTGTTTACAAATTAATGTTTTTGCATACAAAACAAATGAGGAGCACAAAAATAAGATGCTTTATTTTCAATGAAACTACTCAACAGCATGCAC
This window encodes:
- the LOC143330280 gene encoding collagen alpha-2(VI) chain-like isoform X2; amino-acid sequence: MAVISGFIFLCMLQAAVPQDLSPRGPRPIPGRGDSPEATPPPLEPLPPEPQAGIIECPIKLFFTIDTSETIALQESPPGILVENVKEFTKIFVQRLADEEYKGQIQISWSIGGLNFSQTQWVFSQFTTKENFIRNLGRIVYKGKGTFTDCALKAMAHQMTHHYSGTKAVLFSVVITDGHVTGSPCGGIKAMAEKAREQGIHIFSVAASRSIDEIGMREIASSPSELYRDDYIAVEIVGGRPRIKTDSIDRIIKAMKYQAYLECYEPRCFETPGIPGPKGGRGPKGTKGDRGYIGPKGEKGKQGDPGIEGPIGRPGPKGEPGLKGEKGEIGATGAKGVAGVPGMNGTDGQKGKIGRIGAPGCKGDPGDRGPDGHHGDVGETGPRGDKGDKGDAGLPGKSGPLGPPGNAGPKGEQGYAGNPGPPGNKGPTGSPGSPGRKGERGRRGGPGTKGAQGPDGPKGEKGERGPEGGRGRSGEDGLKGAKGDEGLPGPRGQPGEPGGPGGNGTMGNLGDSGPRGDPGPPGPKGDMGRPGFSYPGSRGPTGDRGDPGRRGPRGGRGECGAKGEPGEKGTIGGPGEPGQSGEPGERGPRGDPGSDGDPGPVGDPGLTDCDVMTYIRETCGCCDCEKRCGALDIVFVIDSSESVGLTNFTLEKNFVINTINRLGSMAEDPASPTGTRVGVVQFSHNGTFEAIRLDDPNINSMSAFKTAVKNLQWIAGGTFTPSALKFAYDHLIRDSKRARASVSVVVITDGRFDPRDDEDLLKYLCDDDNVVVNAIGVGDMFKKEQDDEILGSIACGKKERVTEMKRYVDLVADDFIETMETVLCPEPVIVCPDLPCKSEPDVAPCVQRPVDLVFLLDGSERLGLNNFRHVREFVQKVADRLGLARSRTDRMRARLALIEFGKENENHVAFPLTHNPVVISEGIAGLPYLDSSSSVGPAIIHTIDNILGRGNVRQTRRNAEISFVFITDGVTDNKNLEEAVSAMRGAQAVTTVIATGSDVDEEVLTKLAMGDRDAIFRVNDVSGLSRSRLFDRFIQWIC
- the LOC143330280 gene encoding collagen alpha-2(VI) chain-like isoform X1 codes for the protein MAVISGFIFLCMLQAAVPQDLSPRGPRPIPGRGDSPEATPPPLEPLPPEPQGCKTGIIECPIKLFFTIDTSETIALQESPPGILVENVKEFTKIFVQRLADEEYKGQIQISWSIGGLNFSQTQWVFSQFTTKENFIRNLGRIVYKGKGTFTDCALKAMAHQMTHHYSGTKAVLFSVVITDGHVTGSPCGGIKAMAEKAREQGIHIFSVAASRSIDEIGMREIASSPSELYRDDYIAVEIVGGRPRIKTDSIDRIIKAMKYQAYLECYEPRCFETPGIPGPKGGRGPKGTKGDRGYIGPKGEKGKQGDPGIEGPIGRPGPKGEPGLKGEKGEIGATGAKGVAGVPGMNGTDGQKGKIGRIGAPGCKGDPGDRGPDGHHGDVGETGPRGDKGDKGDAGLPGKSGPLGPPGNAGPKGEQGYAGNPGPPGNKGPTGSPGSPGRKGERGRRGGPGTKGAQGPDGPKGEKGERGPEGGRGRSGEDGLKGAKGDEGLPGPRGQPGEPGGPGGNGTMGNLGDSGPRGDPGPPGPKGDMGRPGFSYPGSRGPTGDRGDPGRRGPRGGRGECGAKGEPGEKGTIGGPGEPGQSGEPGERGPRGDPGSDGDPGPVGDPGLTDCDVMTYIRETCGCCDCEKRCGALDIVFVIDSSESVGLTNFTLEKNFVINTINRLGSMAEDPASPTGTRVGVVQFSHNGTFEAIRLDDPNINSMSAFKTAVKNLQWIAGGTFTPSALKFAYDHLIRDSKRARASVSVVVITDGRFDPRDDEDLLKYLCDDDNVVVNAIGVGDMFKKEQDDEILGSIACGKKERVTEMKRYVDLVADDFIETMETVLCPEPVIVCPDLPCKSEPDVAPCVQRPVDLVFLLDGSERLGLNNFRHVREFVQKVADRLGLARSRTDRMRARLALIEFGKENENHVAFPLTHNPVVISEGIAGLPYLDSSSSVGPAIIHTIDNILGRGNVRQTRRNAEISFVFITDGVTDNKNLEEAVSAMRGAQAVTTVIATGSDVDEEVLTKLAMGDRDAIFRVNDVSGLSRSRLFDRFIQWIC